The DNA window ATTCAATCTTGCTAACAGTGgtatttttttctgtttttgaacGCCAACTGTttgtgaaaagcattttgttgCCTTATGAGCATGTCATTGCTGTCAAATTGAACTCTGTTGATTTTCAGGCTTAACTTATCCGGTGGGAAAGAAATTGAGAAAGGTAGAAGGTTTGTACTTCGTGCCCCAGTATAAGACGGAGAGTGAGAATGATGATGAGGATGACAAAGCGTTGGTGGTATCCAGCACTGGAAAACACTTCACTTGTGATGACCTTTATGTAAGGTGCTTATTTCGTAAACCATGGCTTTAATCTCATATTTCAAATCATGATAAAATCGACTTTGAACCCGTATATCTCTTTTAATTTAACAATGTTAACTTCATGTTTCCCGTTGAATTTTTTGATTTGATAGCAATGTTTTTGTCATTTACTTTGTGTTTCAGTGACAGTGATGATTCCTATGTTGACCTTGATTTTGAAGTGCAACCTTATCTGATGAATAAAGTTGGGGAGGTAGAAGGTGCCTTGATTGAGTTGGCACACGAACATCATTCAAGGGTTACCGTGAGTGGTTCTATTTTGATCCCAATGCACCTGTTACCAATTTGACTTGTCAGTTACTTATTGAATAGCTAGTCATTCTTGATTGACGTATAACTTGTAGTAAATTACATCATGATTTGTTTTATGCTTATAGCATACTTGTTTCTGATCTTCTGGATTCACAGGATGAAGTCAGGAATAAGATATCAGCTTTGAAGACAGCTCTACTGAATGAAAGTCAGAACTCTCTTTCTTCCCTTCTTCGAGTTGAGAAATACAAAGAAACCAGGCAGGAGTTGGATAAAAAGTTTGACACTCAATATCAACGCCAAATGTAAGACTGCATTCTTTCGTCATGTcccctttatcttttcttttcaaGGCAACATGATTCCTTCATTCTACAATATATTTATTGTCAGATTTAAGAAGTAAGCATTGACTATGAATTGTAGGCTCCTCTAGAATTGTCTACATTCTTAATATGCTTTATAAGAGGTCAAATAATGGGTTATTTAGTATGACGGTGCTTTAGCAGCAACACATATTTAAGATAGAGATTAGTTATTCATTATTTATTGATAATCTAGAATGTGTATCATCTAGAAACACATATGAGACACGAGACAGCAAGCATAAGAATCATTCATCCAATGCCTCATGTGACATGCAGTCATGCATATAGgttaaaaaggaaaagaaaattaaaaaagttattgaattattttagtattttaaatgTAAGACTCTTTTTAAGGTCGtcatattttattttcactttatCGTTTACTTAAACTAGAAGTTAAAATTGTTCTTAAGAAAACATATACGTATACTATTGCTTATTCTAGTGTAAATTATATAACCTTGTTTTTATTAGTACTCTTTAAAAATAGATAATTGTTTTTGCAACTTTATTGTTTATTTAAAGTATTCATTGgttagaaaaaagaaaaggagaaaaggagacaaaaaataatgaaaaggaGAAAAAATCCAATGTATTGCCTAATGGTAATCTAGAATCTGTAGGTGAAACCGTGGGTATCGTATATTCGTGACTTTCCATTTTAGTTTGTTACTGAGAAACCAATGATCTGTAGTATAGAATTGATTGATTTTAGTGACATATTGGTGATGTAGGGAACCAATGCATTTTGTAGTGGTGGTGACCAGGCCTAGAGGACTCAAGATGGTTATTCCGATAGTGAAAATACCAGTCGCCTTTATGTGTTAGACTTGCAGGTATATATCAATGCATTCCTGATGTTTCTTTTTAGGTGAATGGAAGTGATCTTTACTCGAGTTATCTCTTTTAGGGCTTTCTGTGGAATTATTTTCAATGGACCAATGTTGTTTGAGTAAATCATCATTTTCGCCCTCCAAATTCTAAGTGTCCATTAATTTAGTCTTTCAAATTTACGAAATGGCAGTTTATTCCGTAAACATTAGTCGGATCTTGACTTTGAGTCGGATCCATGGCCAACAATCTCTGACAGTGCTAAAGATTTGGTAAAACTGATGTTGGATAGAGACCCTAAGAATAGAATCTCTGCTCATAATGTCTTATGTGAGTTCCTTTGATACTGATTTCATAACGTCTTATGTAAGTTATTTGGTTTGGTTCACTCTGTTTGATCTTGTTTCATTACTTTGGCTCATTTTATGAAGTGATATAGGGGTGATATCTGAAGAGTGGTTCAATGAGATGAGGAACAATGCATTAAGTACAAACTTTGAATAATTGAGCtcattttgaattttcttttggGTTATTTGTATCTCCCATGTAAGAAGTTTGAATAATTGAGCTCATTTTGAAGTTGTagtttatgtttatttttcattatgttgattcttgttttgatttttgaaatttcaGACCTACATTTAGGAGAATTATCAGAAATGGTTCAACAGAAATGTTCTCAGGGTTACTTTACATTTATTCCTTATTGAACTGCTTAATTTGTTTGTGGTATGGAACTCCTTTGATATCACATGATAATATTTTGGTTACAACGGTTAATTCGATTGGAACGGTTACTTTGGCTTCTCGTTCATATAAATACAATCTATGTAATCATGATATAAATCAATTTGCGGAGCAGATATGCTCTAGACGTATGAATTTGAGAGGTttgccttttttttttgtaaattaaaaGAACTAAGCTAGTAATTTATTGTAGTCATGTCTTAATAACATGTATGTATGCTATGTATGCCACGGACATGCCGTCAATGAAACCTCATGGCTGGCAGGATGAATCTATGAAGTAAGTATTCTTTTAGAAAAACATTTCCAAGCATACAAGGTTCTTCCTTTTTTCTCTGCTGAATGGTTCTGCATATATATAACATGGTTTGGTTTCCTGCAGGTCTGCATTTGGAAGAGCAAGAAGAGGCaccattggaatgatatgcaTGGACTTCACAGAATCAGATACAGACATATCATTCGTAAGCTCTGGGAGGCCAAGCAGTGCTTATTCATCCTCTATTTACGATTGCATGGACTCCGCTCAAACTTCACAAGTTTCTACTAGTTCAAATTGTATtgtaaataatggtttatgaatATATGCCAAATGTCACACTAAGGGATCACCTTTCTGGTACATTTGAATTTCTCGTTTTCTATCTTCCCGATATTGTATGTTAACTTCTTATGATTTAGTAACATCGTATGTTGTTCTACACAGTTACATCAAAAGAACCTCTGACTTTTATCACGAGATTGAAAATCGCGCTAGGGTCAGCTAAAGGTCTCATGTATCTACACAATGAAGTTGATCCTCCCATATTTCATCGGGATGTCAAGGCCAGCAACATATTATTGAACTCAAAGCTCGCTGCAAAAGTGGCAGATTTTGGACTTTCATGGCTTGCCCCAGTTCCAGATATGGAAGGCATTGTTCCTGGTCATGTATCTACAGTGGTAAAAGGGACACCGGTAAGATTTTCATAGTTGGATTTTGGTTTAACTTATTTGAACTTATGTATTGACTGACATAAACTCTTGTGAGACTATTTGACGGGAGCATACGGAAGAAGCTTATGATATGTATATAAGCTGTTTTTAGCTTATTTTTCTAAGCTCTCTACgataacttatgaaaacaacttataatttatttgaaaacagtttgatatTTATCTTTTCTTAATCTTTTTCCCACCCCTTGATTTTAAATATGCAGGGTTACCTTGATCCGAAGTACTTCTTAACTCACAAGTTGACCGACAAGAGTGATGTTTACAGTCTCGGTGTTGTGTTTCTTGAACTTTTGACCCGAATGCATCCTATCTCACATGGCAAAAATATTGTTAGAGAGGTATTTGCTTGACTTCGTTTATATCCGGAGCATTATCAAAATAACTGAATGCTTGATGCAAATGCTTATGAATACCTTTTTTCAGGTTATTCTTTCATACCAAGCTGGCGTAATATTTTCAATCATCGACGAGCGAATGGGGTCAGTAACAATACTGATGTGGGATGTTGATGCAATTATGTGCATTTCTTGGAGCAGTTGTCCCGAATTGGCTTAATAGTAACTTAAAATTCTTTGCTGTGTTATCCTTCCGGCGTGTTTAGAATTTCTTCTACCGTCATTCACTCTCAGCCAGTTGACATTTTTTTTGTGCTCCAGTCATGTTTCATTGTGATTCAACCAGCTGCAGCTTCTCTGGTGATGGTGAAACTCATTCATCCCTGCAAGTCCTTATACATGCTAGCTGTTATAAACTTGTTATTAAGTGAATTATTTCAATTGGTACCATTAAGAAGTTTGACTAACATTGTGTTTTGTTTCTGTTTGAGATCATTTCTATAGAGAATATTGAACAATAATCATTGTTATTAAGTGAATTATTTCAATTGGTACCGGTTTCTATCACTAACCTTTAGATGTGGCATGGTTTGTATGATGCAAATGGTTGAaaatcaaaaggttgaggagGAAAATCTACAAGATCAAATACAAATGGTTGAAGAGGATAAGGACATAGAAATGTTGCCAAAATGAaagccaaagaagaagaagaaaacttatatatgaagaaagtgttatgacttagttaaaatataatttttatgtgtatgattttatagtagtTGAAATATTATTACTGTACATGATTTtctatactttttggttaatattaaaaatattttgacttagttaaaatatgatttttatgtgtatgattttatagtatttgcaatattatgactgaaaatgaaatataactaaatagtGTATATGAAAcagggtgtaaatagatataattgttcattcataaatggtgTATTTACaccaaatttttattaaaatagggtgtaattaagaacatatctacacctgatttttattaaaatagggtgtaattaaaatgcaattatgtccaattacacctgatttttattaaaatagggtgtaattaaaatgtaattatgcccaattacacccgatttttattaaaatagggtgtaattaaaacgtaattacgcccaattacacctgatttttattaaaacagggtgtaattaaaacgtaattacgctcaattacacccaatttttattaaaacagggtgtaattaaaaacgtaattacgcccaattacacctgatttttattaaaagagagtgtaattaaaaacgtaattacgctcaattacacccgatttttattaaaatagggtgtaattaaaaatgtaattacgcccaattacacccgatttttgttaaaatagggtataacgtagaacgtatttacacccgatatttttaaaatagggagtaattacgaacgtatttacacccgttttaaaaacgagtgtaaattcgttagacatttctcaccctgtggatatacacccgatttttattaaaaataatgggtgtaaatttaataaaaaacgggtgtaaattaacatttttgtactagtggagTTTTCGACTCCGGTACAGTTTATCATAGGGAGAAGATTCTATGTTGGTGCTTATAAGGCTTTGAGGAAAGGTTATGCAAATATGGATGTGTTAATAGCTTTGGGAACAAATGCAGCTTATTTCTATTCTGTCTATGTTGTTGGAAGAACGGTTTTTTCTTCGCATTTTAAAGGAAGTGATTTTTTCGAAACAAGTTCTATGCTTATTTCATTTATTCTACTTGGGAAGTATTTGGAAGTGTTGGCTAAAGAGAGAACATCACAGGCTATTGCTAAACTTATGGATTTGACGCCTGATACGGCAATGTTATTAACTCAAGATGATAAGGGAAATGTGATCGGCGAACGGGAGATTGATAGCCGGTTGATACAGAAGAATGATGTGATCAAAGTTGTGCCGGGCGCGAAAGTAGCATCGGATGGTCTTGTTGTTTGGGGACAAAGTCATGTGAATGAGAGTATGATAACTGGTGAGGCAAAGCCTGTTGCTAAGGTGAAAGGTGATATGGTGATTGGTGGTACTTTGAATGAGAATGGTGTTTTGCATGTTAAGGTAACAAGAGTTGGATCAGAAAGTGCACTTTCTCAGATTGTTAGACTTGTTGAGTCTGCTCAGATGGCCAAAGCTCCAGTGCAGAAATTTGCAGACCAGATTTCCAAATACTTTGTCCCTATAGTAAGTGTAAATTAGTAATACAATTGTTCATACAATTATTTTACATATGTTAATGAACTTAGTGTCTGTTTTTACAGGTTATTGTGATATCTCTTTCAACATGGATCTGTTGGTTTGTGGCTGGAAAGTTGCATACATATCCAAAATCATGGATACCATCTTCAATGAATAGTTTTGAGCTTGCACTTCAGTTTGGAATTTCGGTGATGGTTATAGCATGCCCTTGTGCTCTAGGACTAGCAACTCCTACAGCCGTCATGGTTGGTACTGGAGTTGGTGCAACTCAAGGTGTATTGATCAAAGGTGGCCAAGCATTAGAAAGTGCACACAAGGTCAGTGTGAATgccattaattttttattatctcGAGTTACCGTTTCAACAACAGAAAACTCACTTCCTACTTACAATTTTGCAGGTGAATTGCATTGTGTTTGATAAGACAGGAACTCTCACGGTTGGGAAGCCAGTGGTTGTAACTACAAAACTGTTCAAAAACATGTCAGTTAAAGATTTCTATAAATTTGTGGCTGCAGCAGAGGCAAGACTTCTTCTATTGGTCATAACTATTAGAATATCTCAAGTAACATTATTATTCAACTATGAAATATTCACAAATATGGACACTGGACACAACACTGATACTAACACGTACACTGGACATGTCTTGAATGTGAAATGTCCATTCTAGTTATTCAATAAtgttttttgttatatatatatatgattaggTGAATAGTGAGCATCCAATAGCAAAGGCCATTGTGGATCATGCCAAAAATATCATAGAAGATGAACAGAATCATTCATTCCCAGAAGCAAAAGACTTTGAGTCTGTTGCAGGACATGGAGTGAAAGCCATTGTTCAGAACAAGGAAATTATGGTTGGGAATAAAAAATTGATGCTTGATCATAACATAGCTATTTCAGTGGAAGCTGAAGAAGTACTAGCAGAAGCTGAAACTATGGCTCAAACTGGAATTTTAGTATCATTGGATGGAGAAATTGTTGGAGTTCTGGCTGTGTCTGATGCATTGAAACCTAATGCAAAAGAAGTTATATCTATTCTAAAATCCATGAAAATCAGAAGCATAATGGTGACAGGTGATAACTGGGGAACTGCAAATTCTATAGCTAGACAAGTTGGTATTGAAACTGTCATGGCAGAAGCTCAACCTGAGACTAAAGCTGCTAAAGTAAAAGAATTCCAGGTACAAACTATAATCATGTTATTATATTATGAAACTATGTTCATACCGACACTTCAGATTGAAAGCATGTCCAGTGTCAGACGCATATTGTTGTATGACACTAGTACAAATGGTTACACTAGTAATGATTTGACTTACTTGCTTGCAGAATGCTGGCTACACGGTTGGAATGGTGGGAGATGGGATAAATGACTCGCCAGCATTAGTGGCAGCTGATGTTGGAATAGCGATTGGTGCTGGAACAGACATAGCTATAGAAGCAGCAGACATTGTTCTAATGAAGAGTAACTTGGAAGATATAATAATAGCCATTGATCTTGCAAAAAAAACTCTCTGGCGCATACGTTTAAACTATGTTTGGGCTCTTGGCTACAATATTCTAGCAATTCCTATTGCTGCTGGTGTTCTTTACCCGTCTACTAGATTTCGGTTACCTCCTTGGATTGCTGGAGCTGCAATGGCTGCATCTTCCATCAGTGTTGTTTGTTCTTCTCTTTTGttgaagaaatataaaagacCAAGCATGCttaagaagatggagatgaatgGTATTAAGATTGAATAATGATTGTGTCAATtgtaaatataataaagaaaTGGTTTCCCTCTCGTCAAATAGTGATTGACGGCAGAGTGATTTCAGTCACTCTATCTGTTGtcctcaattttatttatttattgaattgTAAATCTTCACAATTTGATTTCAATTGTATGATTTACAATTGATTGATTTGTTGTAGAGATAATTCATGTTTGGTAAGTGTATGATAGCTAAGCAAGGTGGTTAGTTTGTTAGGAGTTTGTGATTGATTAGTTAAGTTTGTTATTAGAAACTACTATTAAAGTTTGTTATCATGTATAAATAGATGAGGTGAGTTTGTAATGTAAGTAATAAAGTTTCCTCAAAACTCATTCACTGTATTCTACTTCATCATAAAGTTCATCATATAGATTCTGGTTCAATTCAGTTCTTTTGCAATGGCAAATGGAAGCTAAAATTTCAAAGCAATTTTCTGCAAATCTATCAGTTTTCAAAGGTGAAAACTATGATAGAAGAAGTGCACAAATGAGAGTCATGTTTAGATTTTAAAATGTGGTTGCAATCGTGAATGATGGTGTTCGGTGGTGGAACCAGAAATGGAAGAGTTTGCGGAAGATACGACGGAGCGAAGCTTCTCAAGCGATTCAAGGGAGGAGTGTCTCGATCGAAGGTTGCGATTGTGATGCTACTGGAATCTGAGGTGTTGATCTTGAACTAGTGTTTCTAATTTCCGGTACGATGGATCTATGGGGTGCCTGCATAGTTAACACTTCAACGCCTAAGTCAGTTAGGGTTCAAGATAATCGTAGTGAAAATGGAGATTAGAGATTGTGACCTGAAAACTCCTTGAGAAGGTATTTATACCTTGGGCTTAATGGAACGGGAAGGATAATTGGGCCTTACCTTATTGGACCTTTGCTCAGCACAAAACAGTTTCCCCCAAGACTCGTTGGACACTCTGGATGTCGAGGGAGTCTTTTAGCAGTTATGGCTGACCTTCAAGAATGGTTGTTTGTGCTTTAGCAAGCATGCATCACTTTGTTTTTGCCAAAAATTAATGGAGAAAACATGAACATTAAATGCATCTCATCATCGAAATGAGATatatagaaagaaaaaagagagtaCACTAGAATTTATAGTGGTTTGGCACGTTCTTTCTCACTTTGTGCTTAATCCACTCTCAAATGGTTGTCCACTGAAAATTCATTGGTCTTCTAATATGATTTATAACAAAATTACAAGAGTTCATACAATCACTAGTCCAAAATAAACGCTgaaaaataaatttcttttttctCGATATTTGACTTATAGATAGCTTCACAGACGGGACTCTATGCGAAGTATTTACTTGAATTTATTTCATGAATCTTTCAGCCCTACGAAAATTTCGACACAGCTCTGCTGGTATCTTGAGCGTTGATAGGTCTGAAGATTAAAAAGAGCTCATACCCTATTTGTAGACTTTCACGCAGTACTACGAAAGTCAACCTAGAGAGAAAAACCTTCTTCTTTACCGCTGGAAATGTCAGAATCAGTCACAACATCGTAGAATCTTGCAAGCCTCTGAAATCTTAACCAAATCTTCAAAGAAACGTTAAATTCAAAACGAATATCCTCAATCATTCACAAATTTTCAAAGATAAGATTCGGATCCATGCAACAATGAAAAGAATGAGATAGAAGATGAAAGAAATCGTTTGCAAGTACTCACAAAAGATTCAAAACTCtttggacaaaagaaaaaacaagtGGTTTATGAGTTTTCAAATCACCAACGAAAGAATATGTTTTCTAGTATTGTGAATGGTTTGAGAGTAAAAAATGATTTATAGGTGTTGGAGATGAAGCACAAAAAATGGTGAAAAATCATGTTTGATTTGAGTCATCGACACTTGTGTGATTTGAGTCAAGTGGAAAAGTAATGTGAAACAAGATCTGCACTTAAAGAGAAACTTATTTTGCTATGATTCGAGTCAAGTATATACCATGATTCGACTAATGCAagttgtgattcaagtcatgaataAGTCATGTTTCGATTTTAACTTGGCAGGGGCTGACAGAAAATTCATGATTCAACTCATGTATAAGCTCTAATTCGATTCACAGAGTGCATGATTCATATCATGTGTAAGTTGTGATTCAACTCACAGGCTTACACCAATTCTTGTTTTCCTTATGTTCAGTTTGATTCGACTCATAGGGTtgtgtgatttgaatcacacaACCAAAATCTCAAAATTTGAAGTTTTCAAAGATATTTTGAGATTTTACTTGTGACATGACTTGAATCAATCTCAATTATGGTTCTTGTTCCAAAAACTCGACTAATTGACTTAAAGCATAACGTTCATACTCAAACACAAACATTTTGAATTATACATGCTAAAATACGGAttcaaaactcaattaaaaaatGTGCAATTGAAGAGGAAACTCGGTGATATAAGATTAAAACCAAAATAAAGCTTAAGCGACAAGCAACAAAACCATATAGAGTTCTCCTTCTTAATGTATCAGAGATATGCAACTTCAAACTCAATAATTGATCTACTTTCCAAACTCTCCGGTACCAAAAAGTCGGGACACAATAAAACGGTGATTCAAGAGACCTTTCTCGTCTTTAGTACATATATATGAGTTATCCAcacttattttaatcaataattggtTCAGTATATATTACTAATTTATTCAGAGATGAGTGAAAACTTAACTCAAGAAGTAGCTGTTCAAATCGAAAGATGTCTTAATTTAAAACCAATACATGATGGTTAAAAGGTGTAAGGGTCTCTCAACGACCATAAAACCATTGTAATTAATGGTAAATGTACATAACAGTTTGTACCAAATAGTGCATAAATTTGTTTAAGAGTTGTTTCCCTACACCTAGTGGTATAAgttttttctataaatagatTCACTTTAGGTAAAAGAGAGTAATTAAGTGAATTTTAttctataaataatttgttttttttcttcagtgTACAAGAGTATTTGAGTGAACTATATTATATAAAACATAATTGATTGATACACTTGATGTGAATGTGTAATCCATATCAAAGATTTTGAAATATCTTGAATGAGATCTcttagtttatttatttgcatCTAGTTTGCATAAACTGTTGGGAAGAATCAAATTTAAAGTTTAGTGGGTTCATACACATTTTGAAATTAGTTTGTGCAATTATCATCATGTATTTTCATCTTCTATTTTTTCCAGTTTTGTAGCAGTTCTCCAACAGAAGATCTAATAAGATAGTAAGAATAAGTTGGTTAGAAGtagaataatttataatttgtttttaagATAACAAAATTCATAAGAGGACAATGCATCATCTAATGTGTGTTAAATGTGCAAGAAAAACATTTCTAGTAAAATTCAATGCATGGATTATTTGAGTTTTCACTACTACTTACTATATGTAACAATTAGGCACTTAATAAGTTCTCAAACACTTTATACATGGATTATTTGGGTTTTCAAGGCTAAAAAACTATTGTGAAGACAAAAGAAACATTTCCATTTCTATCCACATTTTATTACATAAATCTATATATCACGCGCATCTATCTACTTGCAAAACATCAACTAAAATGAGGGATCCTTTCCATTTCTTTCTCTCTTTATTTTTCTTCTATGAAATGGAACCCTCCCATATCTGAGAGATTAACACTCCTATAATGCTGCTAGCCCTCAACACCTAGCTGCATGTAGTAGAATAGCTAATTCAAAACTCTCTTCAATCATCGTGTATGATCAAAGGATCACTTGATGTCTCGATTGTTATGGCTCCTATGTCAAGGCTGTTCAGCTTCTTGGGCCTCTTGTAATATTTCAACAACAGAGAACAGCAAACAACACTAACAGAAGAAGCAGCCATAGCAGCTCCAGCAATCCAAGGTGGCAATCGAAAGCCTGTAGAAGGGAAAAGAACTCCAGCTGCTATTGGAATGCCAAGCACATTATAGCCCAAAGCCCAAATATAATTAAGGCGTATACGGGAAAATGTCTTTCTGGAAAGGTCAATGGCAGTAATGACATCCTCTAAGTTGCTCTTCATTAGGACAATATCAGCTGCCTCAATAGCAATGTCTGTGCCAGCGCCTATTGCCATTCCAACATCTGCTGCTACAAGTGCAGGTGAATCGTTGATGCCGTCCCCTACCATAGCCACTGTGTATCCAGAAGCCTGAAAAATAAACGGAAAAAAAGGGATATATTAAACTTTCTGCATAGCCACTGCATAAGATAAGGACTAATACTTGATTTTAAGATGGTTGTTAGGCTGAGATAAGATTAGATAGATTAAGCCATTTTAAACTTTCTGTCAGACTTGTATGGATATCAAAATATTTTACAGCACCTGCAAGTTTTTCACTTTATCTGCTTTCTGATCCGGTTTCGCCTCAGCAATAACATCTTCAATCCCAACTTCCCTGGCAATGGAATTAGCAGTTCCCCAGTTGTCCCCAGTCACCATGATGCTCTTAATTTTCATAGACTTGAGAATAGAAATAACTTCTTGAGCGTCTGATTTCAATGGATCAGATACTGCTAAAACCCCAGCTATTTCCCCATTTATAGATACTACAATTCCTGTTTGAGCCAAATTTTCTGCTTCAGCGAGTAGATCTTCAGCAACAGCGGGAATTGCAATATTGTGGTCAGTGAACAAGCTCTTATTACCCACCATTATTTCCTTGTTACGAACGGTGGCCT is part of the Vicia villosa cultivar HV-30 ecotype Madison, WI linkage group LG2, Vvil1.0, whole genome shotgun sequence genome and encodes:
- the LOC131652459 gene encoding probable LRR receptor-like serine/threonine-protein kinase At1g06840 isoform X2, which gives rise to MVYEYMPNVTLRDHLSVTSKEPLTFITRLKIALGSAKGLMYLHNEVDPPIFHRDVKASNILLNSKLAAKVADFGLSWLAPVPDMEGIVPGHVSTVVKGTPGYLDPKYFLTHKLTDKSDVYSLGVVFLELLTRMHPISHGKNIVREVILSYQAGVIFSIIDERMGSVTILMWDVDAIMCISWSSCPELA
- the LOC131652459 gene encoding mRNA export factor GLE1-like isoform X1, whose protein sequence is MFITVATILRFSDSSTIVPSLVCLKEAARKDMGSTFFDANLYPQGSTGGVPEPLHPKPGLTYPVGKKLRKVEGLYFVPQYKTESENDDEDDKALVVSSTGKHFTCDDLYVSDSDDSYVDLDFEVQPYLMNKVGEVEGALIELAHEHHSRVTDEVRNKISALKTALLNESQNSLSSLLRVEKYKETRQELDKKFDTQYQRQMEPMHFVVVVTRPRGLKMVIPIVKIPVAFMC